AAAGGCGAAGCCGAAGCTGTGGCGCGAGGGCCCCGGCGCCATCGGGTCGGAGCACGAGACCCTGGGGCGCTTCCGCTTTGCCATCGACGACGCCGAGGGCCCCGTGCCCCTGATCTTCACGGAGAACGACAGCAACCGTTCCCGGCTCTTCGGGGTGCCCAATGTAACGCGCTACGTCAAGGACGCGTTCCATGACTACGTTATTGCGGGCCGCGAGGCCGCCGTAAACCCGGAGGAGCGCGGGACCAAGGCGGCGGCGTGGTTCCGCAAGACGCTCCCGGCCGGCGGGTCGTGGCGCATTCAGGCGCGGCTTTACGCGGATCGGGAGACCGCGGAACCGCACTTCGGCCCGGCCTTCGACGCGTGCTTCGAACAGCGCCAGGTGGAGTCCCGCGCGTTTCACGAGGCCCACATGCCCGACGGCATGCCCGAATCATCCCGCCCGGTGCTCATCCAGGCGCGCGCGGGCCTGATCTGGTCCAAGCAATTCTACAACTACGTGGTGACCAACTGGCTCGAGGGCGACCCCAACTTTCAGAGCCCGCCCGCGTCCCGAAAGAAGGGGCGCAACAGCGAATGGAAACATCTGCACGCGCGCGACATCCTCTCCATGCCCGACACGTGGGAGTATCCGTGGTTTGCGGCGTGGGATACGGCGTTCCACATGCTGCCCTACGGGGAAATGGATCCCGGCTTCGCCAAGAACCAGCTCGAATTGTTCCTGCGCGAGTGGTACCTGCACCCGAATGGCCAGATACCGGCCTACGAGTTTAACTTCAGCGATGTGAACCCGCCCGTGCATGCCTGGGCCTGCTGGCGCGTGTTCAAAATGACCGGGGAGCGCGGCCACCGCGACCGGCAGTTTCTGGAGCGCGTTTTTCACAAGCTGCTCATGAATTTCACCTGGTGGGTCAACCGGAAAGACCCCCACGGCAACAACCTCTTCTCCGGCGGCTTCCTGGGGCTCGACAACATCGGGGTCTTCGATCGCTCCAAGCCCCTGCCGATGGGCGGTGAACTCGAACAGGCCGATGGCACGGCCTGGATGGCCTTCTATTGCTCGACCATGCTCGCCATGTCGCTCGAACTGGCCTGGAAAAACCCGGCCTACGAGGATATCGCCTCCAAATTCTTCGAGCATTTCGTCCACATCGTGGATGCGATGAACCACCTTGGCGAAAACGGCCTGTGGGACGAGGAGGACGGCTTCTACTACGATCAGGTGTACGCCGGCGGGCACGCCACGCCCATACGCGTACGCTCGCTGGTCGGCCTCATTCCGCTGCTTACCGTGGAGGTGCTCAAGGGCGAGCAAATCGAGAATCTGCACGGATTCCGCAAGCGCCTCGACTGGTTCCTGAACAACCGGCGCGATCTCCACCGCACGACGACCTACCTGGAGCGCCGCACGCGCCCCGACGGGAAGCGCTGGGAATTGCTGGCCATTCCCACACGCGATCGGCTCCTGCGCATACTGGCCTACATGCTCGACGAAAACGAGTTCCTCTCTCCGTACGGGATCCGGTCGCTCTCGCGCGTGC
The DNA window shown above is from Candidatus Hydrogenedentota bacterium and carries:
- a CDS encoding glucosidase — translated: MQHGDSAEFIRIKEDAERVRNWKRWGPYLSDRQWGTVREDYSPDSEVWTHFLHEHARSRAYRWGEDGLLGISDRQCRLCFGLALWNGRDHILKERLFGLTNGEGNHGEDVKECYYFLEATPTHSYLKALYKYPQAPFPYEELIAENARRTRLEPEYELIDTGIFDDGAYFDVFVEYAKADTDDILIRITVENRGNQPADIHVLPTVWFRNIWRWGAEHESGKAKPKLWREGPGAIGSEHETLGRFRFAIDDAEGPVPLIFTENDSNRSRLFGVPNVTRYVKDAFHDYVIAGREAAVNPEERGTKAAAWFRKTLPAGGSWRIQARLYADRETAEPHFGPAFDACFEQRQVESRAFHEAHMPDGMPESSRPVLIQARAGLIWSKQFYNYVVTNWLEGDPNFQSPPASRKKGRNSEWKHLHARDILSMPDTWEYPWFAAWDTAFHMLPYGEMDPGFAKNQLELFLREWYLHPNGQIPAYEFNFSDVNPPVHAWACWRVFKMTGERGHRDRQFLERVFHKLLMNFTWWVNRKDPHGNNLFSGGFLGLDNIGVFDRSKPLPMGGELEQADGTAWMAFYCSTMLAMSLELAWKNPAYEDIASKFFEHFVHIVDAMNHLGENGLWDEEDGFYYDQVYAGGHATPIRVRSLVGLIPLLTVEVLKGEQIENLHGFRKRLDWFLNNRRDLHRTTTYLERRTRPDGKRWELLAIPTRDRLLRILAYMLDENEFLSPYGIRSLSRVHEKAPFTYTDPASGNSWTVAYVPGESDSGMFGGNSNWRGPIWFPLNYLLIEALERYHYFYGDDLKVECPTGSGNYMNLLEVAREVASRLIRLFKPDATGARPAHGGDRRYAEDPHWKDLILFYEYFHGETGEGLGASHQTGWTALVTRLMTRHDLSAESAAGTD